A genomic stretch from Porphyromonadaceae bacterium W3.11 includes:
- a CDS encoding IS256 family transposase: MQFKEILSNVMTEPNGVGRLMELIIEIAMQGERELYKEDSGDVSNGYRPRRIFASGNMLELRVPRTRQQGFMPLILGVLKDQEKEMGELAGYLYSCGNTMEDISGVFERLYGKRYSTSQINRLSLSTQEAVEEWRQRRLPRTLEALVIDATYLPVRRGESVSKEAFFVVMSLDSEGRRDIVGVYNNPTEGSGIWGEFFEDLKSRGLEEVGLIISDGLNNIEEVAREHFTEVEVQLCTVHLQREITRKIRPRDKSAIASDLQEVFSKDGSRSSPLDGLESFKNFAFRWRKSYPFLTKIANGQRIEYYFTYLKYDVSVRKYIHSTNWIERFNRQVKKGARYKCALPSVESALHLIGSIAINATYLKKRIGDLTLGLRKNNEK, from the coding sequence ATGCAATTTAAGGAAATTCTATCAAACGTGATGACAGAGCCAAATGGAGTTGGTCGTTTAATGGAGTTAATCATCGAAATAGCGATGCAAGGGGAGAGGGAACTGTATAAAGAAGATAGTGGCGATGTGAGCAATGGATACCGCCCCCGTCGCATCTTTGCGAGTGGTAATATGCTAGAATTACGAGTACCCCGAACTCGGCAGCAGGGCTTCATGCCCTTGATTTTAGGCGTTCTCAAAGATCAAGAGAAAGAGATGGGAGAACTAGCAGGTTATCTATATAGCTGCGGTAATACGATGGAGGATATCTCTGGAGTATTCGAGCGTTTGTATGGTAAACGTTATAGTACGAGTCAAATCAATCGTCTCTCCTTATCAACCCAAGAAGCAGTAGAAGAGTGGCGTCAAAGACGTCTACCGAGGACTTTAGAGGCACTTGTTATCGATGCTACATATCTTCCTGTACGGAGAGGAGAAAGTGTGAGCAAGGAGGCATTTTTTGTAGTGATGAGTTTAGATAGCGAAGGACGTCGAGACATCGTGGGTGTCTATAATAATCCAACAGAGGGAAGCGGCATCTGGGGCGAGTTTTTTGAGGATCTAAAAAGCCGAGGACTCGAAGAGGTAGGACTAATCATTTCAGACGGGTTGAATAACATTGAAGAGGTTGCACGTGAGCACTTTACAGAAGTGGAAGTCCAGCTCTGCACGGTGCATCTACAGCGAGAAATAACTCGAAAGATACGCCCTCGAGATAAGTCAGCCATCGCAAGTGATCTACAGGAGGTCTTTAGTAAAGACGGCTCAAGAAGCTCACCTTTAGATGGCCTAGAGAGCTTTAAAAACTTTGCGTTCAGATGGCGTAAGAGCTATCCTTTTCTCACAAAAATAGCTAACGGTCAGAGGATAGAGTATTACTTCACATACCTAAAATACGACGTCAGTGTTCGCAAGTACATTCATAGTACTAACTGGATAGAACGCTTCAATAGACAGGTAAAGAAAGGGGCTCGATATAAATGTGCATTACCTAGCGTAGAATCCGCTCTACACTTGATAGGTAGTATTGCAATCAATGCAACCTATCTGAAGAAAAGAATAGGAGATCTAACTCTTGGACTTAGGAAGAACAATGAAAAGTAA